From the genome of Chanos chanos chromosome 5, fChaCha1.1, whole genome shotgun sequence, one region includes:
- the atp1b2a gene encoding sodium/potassium-transporting ATPase subunit beta-2a: MAKEEDKKESGEWKEFFWNPRTHELLGRTASSWGLILLFYLVFYTFLAGMFCLTMYIMILTLDDYQPTWQDRLATPGMMIRPKGEFLDITYNIENTESWDVYVQALDSFLAPYNNSQQALSNYNCPPDNYFIQEDSGEVRNNPKRSCQFNRTQLEECSGLSDHTYGYQEGKPCVLIKLNRVIGMRPGKDGQSPYVTCGAKKEDSDKIGELMYFPPNGTFNLMYFPYYGKRAQVNYTQPLVAVKFMNATMNTDINVECRINSNTITNFSERDKFAGRVSFKLRINTKN, from the exons ATGGCCAAAGAAGAGGACAAGAAGGAATCGGGCGAGTGGAAGGAATTTTTCTGGAATCCACGAACCCATGAACTGCTTGGACGGACAGCGAGCAGCTGGG gtcTGATCCTCCTGTTCTATCTAGTCTTTTACACTTTCCTGGCTGGCATGTTCTGCCTCACCATGTACATCATGATTCTGACTTTGGATGATTACCAACCCACCTGGCAGGACCGCCTGGCCACACCAG gtatgATGATTCGGCCAAAGGGGGAGTTTCTGGACATCACATACAATATCGAGAACACAGAGAGCTGGGACGTGTATGTGCAGGCTCTGGACAGTTTCCTCGCCC CCTACAATAACTCTCAGCAGGCATTGAGTAACTACAACTGCCCCCCAGACAATTACTTTATCCAGGAAGACAGCGGTGAGGTCCGCAACAACCCTAAACGCTCCTGCCAGTTCAACCGTACACAGCTTGAGGAGTGCTCTGGTCTTTCTGACCACACCTATGGATACCAGGAGGGCAAACCCTGTGTGCTCATTAAACTCAACCGG GTCATTGGAATGCGACCAGGGAAAGATGGTCAGTCTCCGTATGTCACCTGTGGGGCAAAG AAAGAGGACAGTGATAAAATTGGCGAGCTTATGTACTTTCCTCCAAATGGGACCTTCAACCTTATGTACTTCCCCTACTACGGCAAGAGAGCTCAG GTGAACTACACTCAGCCTTTGGTGGCAGTGAAGTTCATGAATGCCACTATGAATACTGACATTAACGTGGAGTGTAGGATCAACTCTAATACCATTACCAACTTCAGTGAACGAGACAAGTTTGCCGGCCGTGTCTCCTTCAAACTGAGGATTAACACCAAGAACTAG
- the gltpd2a gene encoding ceramide-1-phosphate transfer protein, with protein sequence MRPLLRYYLMSAAMLALLLFLNSMWLPQGSPQSCAMPWRPCLSVYSQNHEAALNADAGHELVGKPDDVAHGNSDTVIDSDDKDILIEECPGQNFQVSRLLAHLNSALASPSDVLLQPYLSSWDELIKYMESLGPLVSFFTHKVQEKLTVIRQLAQQEAEKLANSRRGASPPSDTEILKGREPPLHFQITGSSISPELHAYHSVRLMLDAELQRGLVNFDRRTDSGSRTLLRLHRSLLWLQLLLEKLGEGPDETGRLRTPGELCREAYYQALAPYHPWLIQRAAELVFTAMPERSVFLHLVCVESQEEAAPVMGRVIKTIKEVHHRTQIALQEKGMLELP encoded by the exons ATGCGGCCCTTGCTACGCTACTACCTTATGTCGGCAGCCATGTTGGCTCTGCTGCTGTTTCTCAATTCCATGTGGCTTC CTCAAGGGTCACCACAGAGCTGTGCGATGCCATGGCGTCCTTGTCTGAGTGTTTACTCCCAAAACCATGAg GCTGCTTTGAATGCTGATGCTGGCCATGAGCTTGTGGGTAAGCCTGATGATGTTGCCCATGgtaacagtgacactgttatTGACAGTGATGACAAGGACATCCTCATAGAAGAATGTCCTGGTCAGAATTTTCAAGTGTCCCGTCTCCTAGCTCACCTAAACTCTGCCCTGGCTTCTCCTTCTGATGTGCTCTTGCAACCTTACCTGTCCAGTTGGGATGAGCTAATTAA GTACATGGAGTCTCTTGGTCCTTTGGTGAGCTTTTTCACACATAAGGTACAGGAGAAACTCACAGTCATTCGTCAGCTTGCCCAGCAAGAGGCCGAGAAACTGGCAAATTCAAGACGTGGCGCAAGTCCTCCCTCTGATACAGAAATTTTGAAAGGCAGAGAACCTCCTCTTCATTTCCAAATCACAGGAAGCTCTATCAGTCCTGAACTGCATGCCTATCACTCAGTGCGTTTGATGCTTGATGCAGAGTTACAGAGGGGGTTGGTCAATTTCGACAGGAGGACAGATTCGGGCTCTCGGACTTTGCTCCGCCTCCACCGCTCCCTTCTTTGGTTGCAGCTGTTGTTGGAGAAGCTGGGGGAGGGGCCAGATGAGACGGGCCGTCTCCGCACCCCTGGGGAGCTGTGTCGAGAGGCGTACTACCAGGCCCTGGCTCCGTACCATCCATGGCTGATCCAGCGTGCAGCAGAGCTGGTCTTCACAGCCATGCCAGAACGGAGCGTGTTCTTACATCTGGTGTGTGTTGAAAGTCAAGAGGAGGCAGCACCAGTTATGGGGAGGGTTATCAAAACCATCAAGGAAGTGCACCACAGGACCCAAATTGCATTGCAGGAAAAGGGCATGTTGGAACTTCCATAA